From a region of the Lentilactobacillus curieae genome:
- the rbsK gene encoding ribokinase: MNKVTVLGSLNVDTSFRVTDFPKPGETISVKEKGNAAGGKGANQAVAASRLGAQTSFIGQVGDDASGRFMVKSLEEDNIDASCVSINPSVGTGTATIMLDEDGQNCILVYGGANQAITPEDIEGAEDEIASSDFLVAQFETPQNVAIRAFEIAKANGVKTILNPAPAPKSIDPELLKLTDIIVPNELESASITGIEITDEESMVKTAACFAEMGVANVLITVGDRGAFYMIDGKHNLVPAYKVQAVDTTAAGDTFIGALSAQLKTDYSNVEEAISFAEHSSSITVQRLGAQPSIPHLDEVKELINN, encoded by the coding sequence TTGAATAAAGTCACAGTATTAGGAAGCCTCAACGTAGATACATCATTTAGAGTTACTGATTTCCCCAAACCTGGCGAAACTATCAGTGTTAAGGAAAAGGGAAACGCTGCTGGTGGTAAAGGCGCCAACCAAGCAGTTGCTGCCTCACGTTTAGGAGCTCAAACATCATTCATCGGTCAAGTTGGTGACGACGCCTCAGGTCGATTCATGGTGAAGTCACTTGAAGAAGATAATATTGATGCTAGTTGTGTCAGTATCAACCCAAGTGTTGGAACTGGAACTGCAACAATCATGTTGGACGAAGACGGTCAAAACTGCATTTTAGTTTATGGTGGTGCTAACCAAGCAATTACTCCAGAAGATATTGAAGGAGCCGAAGATGAAATTGCCAGTTCTGATTTCTTGGTTGCTCAATTCGAAACTCCACAAAATGTGGCAATTCGGGCGTTCGAAATTGCTAAGGCAAACGGGGTTAAGACAATCTTGAATCCTGCACCAGCACCAAAGTCAATTGATCCAGAATTGTTGAAATTAACTGACATTATCGTTCCAAATGAATTGGAAAGTGCATCAATCACTGGAATTGAAATCACCGATGAAGAATCAATGGTAAAAACAGCTGCCTGTTTCGCCGAAATGGGAGTTGCCAATGTACTAATTACTGTTGGAGACCGCGGCGCATTTTATATGATTGATGGTAAACATAACTTAGTTCCTGCTTATAAGGTTCAAGCAGTGGACACAACCGCAGCCGGTGACACTTTCATTGGGGCATTGTCAGCACAGCTTAAAACTGATTACAGCAACGTTGAAGAAGCAATTTCATTTGCTGAACATTCAAGCTCAATCACAGTCCAAAGATTGGGTGCTCAACCATCAATTCCTCACTTGGATGAAGTTAAAGAGTTAATTAATAATTAG